One Longimicrobiales bacterium genomic window carries:
- a CDS encoding MarR family transcriptional regulator: MRKHMDVLTADQQRSFGHTLLECARLFDQLGQERLNADLGEDIARPSVMRLIPHMPAEGIRPTELARRADISKQAVGQTLAYLEERGLVEFAPDPADGRALIVRMTDVGAEASRLGLKALGKVEREVAKRVGSDVIAATFAGLREILAALESREV, translated from the coding sequence ATGCGAAAACACATGGACGTACTGACGGCAGACCAGCAGCGCAGCTTCGGCCATACGTTGCTGGAGTGTGCGCGCCTTTTCGACCAACTGGGTCAGGAGCGACTGAACGCGGACCTGGGAGAGGACATCGCCCGGCCGTCGGTGATGCGCCTCATCCCGCACATGCCGGCGGAAGGCATTCGACCGACGGAGCTGGCGCGTCGCGCGGACATCAGCAAGCAGGCAGTCGGGCAGACTCTCGCATATCTGGAAGAGCGCGGGCTCGTGGAGTTTGCACCGGACCCTGCGGATGGGCGCGCACTGATTGTCCGGATGACGGATGTGGGGGCGGAGGCTTCGCGGCTGGGTCTGAAGGCACTGGGCAAGGTCGAGCGCGAAGTGGCGAAACGTGTGGGATCAGATGTAATCGCGGCAACGTTTGCGGGGCTGCGCGAGATACTCGCCGCGCTGGAATCACGGGAGGTGTGA
- a CDS encoding alpha/beta fold hydrolase produces MTTMMNSAVGTRIGSDAAWPDPATWPWPPQWLRVADGRLHYVRAGSGPRVVLVHGTPTWSYEWRHALDVLKESHEAIAFDHLGFGRSERPPDADYSPEAHAARFHELMAGLVPADNVSLVLHDFGGPIGLDWALEHTDRLSHLVIVNSWMWPLEEDPSMKRAARLAGSGLSRLLYRWANASLRLIMPGAYGDRSRLTPAIHAQYLAAFRDADSRERALFALARSLLGSSRYYRTLWDRRDRLADVPVTIIWGMRDSAFKPALLERWREAVPHAAVRPIEGAGHWPHEELPEEFNAVLKAALRT; encoded by the coding sequence ATGACGACGATGATGAATTCAGCAGTCGGAACCCGGATCGGAAGCGACGCGGCGTGGCCGGACCCTGCAACATGGCCGTGGCCGCCGCAGTGGCTGCGGGTGGCCGATGGCAGGCTGCATTATGTCCGTGCCGGGTCCGGTCCGCGCGTCGTCCTTGTGCACGGCACGCCGACATGGAGCTACGAGTGGCGCCACGCGCTGGATGTGCTGAAGGAGTCACATGAGGCCATCGCGTTCGACCACCTCGGCTTCGGCCGGTCCGAGCGGCCGCCCGATGCGGATTACTCACCCGAAGCGCACGCGGCGCGATTTCATGAGCTGATGGCCGGACTCGTCCCGGCCGACAACGTTTCGCTGGTGCTTCACGACTTCGGCGGCCCGATCGGGCTGGACTGGGCGCTCGAGCATACGGATCGACTCTCGCACCTGGTGATCGTCAACTCATGGATGTGGCCGCTGGAGGAGGATCCGTCGATGAAGCGTGCTGCCCGCCTGGCCGGCAGCGGCCTGTCCAGGCTGCTCTACCGCTGGGCGAACGCGTCTCTGCGCCTGATCATGCCGGGTGCATACGGTGATCGATCGCGGTTGACACCGGCCATACACGCGCAGTACCTGGCGGCTTTTCGCGACGCCGATTCACGGGAGCGCGCGCTGTTCGCACTCGCACGGTCGCTGTTGGGATCCAGCCGGTATTACAGGACGCTCTGGGACCGTCGCGACCGCCTTGCGGACGTGCCGGTGACAATCATCTGGGGAATGCGCGACAGCGCTTTCAAGCCTGCACTGCTGGAGCGCTGGCGCGAAGCAGTTCCGCACGCGGCAGTTCGGCCGATCGAAGGCGCGGGACACTGGCCTCACGAGGAACTGCCTGAGGAGTTCAATGCGGTGCTGAAGGCCGCGCTGCGAACGTGA